The Alternaria dauci strain A2016 chromosome 1, whole genome shotgun sequence genome window below encodes:
- a CDS encoding mitochondrial 37S ribosomal protein uS9m codes for MASREISRSLWRAVDALGSRPRPQCERTIRHAQRSFQPTAWRCISTTAARRAEVTEEELREPFTAAPEIDFESAGGSAGKGDKKNNLRALRVVPASPSYFSAKPTFTDDFLSLSALLRKVATLPVIPPAEAPKVAWKTIEQYRIMTNEPVKTARYHRMLQILRRLNCIHPTLMPDEVVQAMQRYKKPNQPGDIVPKPGVIDELGRAKGVGRRKTSSAVAWLVEGEGEVLVNGKSLSEFFGRLHHRESAVWALKATQRLDKYNVFALVQGGGLTGQAEAMTLAVAKSLLVHEPALKPALRRAGTITRDPRKVERKKPGHVKARKMPTWVKR; via the exons ATGGCAAGCAGGGAGATATCACGGAGTCTATGGAGGGCGGTCGATGCCCTGGGAAGCCGGCCACGACCTCAATGCGAACGGACAATTCGACATGCTCAGCGGAGCTTTCAGCCCACAGCATGGCGATGCATCTCGACAACGGCCGCACGGCGTGCAGAGGTCACAGAGGAAGAGCTACGTGAACCATTCACAGCGGCACCCGAGATTGACTTTGAGAGCGCCGGCGGTAGCGCAGGAAAGGGCGATAAGAAGAACAACCTCCGGGCACTGCGCGTCGTCCCAGCATCGCCCTCGTACTTCAGCGCAAAGCCGACCTTCACTGACGACTTCCTCTCGCTCTCTGCTCTCCTCCGAAAGGTCGCTACACTACCCGTCATACCGCCGGCCGAAGCACCCAAAGTGGCGTGGAAGACAATCGAGCAGTACCGCATCATGACCAACGAACCAGTCAAGACGGCGCGGTACCACAGGATGTTGCAAATACTGCGGAGACTCAACTGCATTCACCCCACCCTCATGCCCGACGAGGTTGTCCAGGCAATGCAACGGTACAAGAAGCCCAACCAGCCTGGTGACATTGTCCCGAAGCCTGGCGTGATTGATGAGCTTGGACGTGCTAAGGGTGTCGGGCGGAGAAAGACATCTTCTGCTGTGGCATGGTTGGTAGAAGGCGAAGGCGAGGTGCTAGTCAACGGCAAGTCTCTCTCAGAGTTCTTTGGACGGCTGCACCACCGCGAGAGCGCAGTGTGGGCACTCAAGGCTACCCAGCGTCTTGACAAGTACAACGTCTTTGCTTTGGTGCAGGGCGGTGGCCTGACTGGTCAGGCGGAGGCAATGACTCTGGCCGTAGCGAAATCATTGCTGGTCCACGAGCCGGCGCTGAAGCCGGCGCTACGACGAG CTGGAACCATAACACGCGACCCAAGGAAGgtggagaggaagaagccAGGCCACGTCAAGGCACGTAAAATGCCTACCTGGGTCAAGCGATAA